A part of Halobacillus shinanisalinarum genomic DNA contains:
- a CDS encoding GNAT family N-acetyltransferase gives MIIRQLERKDADSYRELRLEALLTNPDAFITTYEQEKQRPNPVESTASRLESDLSHTFGVFSEEKLVGNVTLMKETHPKFAHKASILAMYVSPDFRGKGAGEALLKETKRYAAEIELEILQLSVVTDNTAARKLYEKAGFHEYGVEHKAIKLPNRYLDELHMVHFIKN, from the coding sequence ATGATCATTCGTCAATTAGAACGTAAGGACGCCGACAGTTATCGCGAATTACGTTTAGAAGCCCTTTTAACAAATCCTGATGCCTTTATTACCACCTATGAACAAGAAAAGCAGCGTCCCAACCCAGTTGAATCTACAGCAAGTCGGTTAGAATCAGATCTTTCGCATACATTTGGAGTTTTCTCAGAAGAAAAGCTTGTCGGAAATGTAACTTTAATGAAGGAGACCCATCCTAAGTTTGCACATAAAGCTTCCATATTAGCTATGTATGTTAGTCCAGATTTCAGGGGAAAAGGAGCGGGTGAGGCACTCTTGAAAGAAACTAAACGTTATGCAGCAGAAATTGAACTAGAAATCCTTCAACTTAGTGTAGTTACCGATAATACAGCAGCTAGAAAATTATATGAGAAAGCTGGTTTTCACGAATATGGCGTGGAACATAAAGCAATTAAGCTTCCTAATCGCTATTTAGACGAGCTCCATATGGTCCATTTCATTAAAAACTGA
- a CDS encoding ABC transporter ATP-binding protein: MISIEQVTKQFPGNTAVRNLSLTIPDGKIFGFLGPNGAGKSTTIKMMTGILPVESGSITINGSDITKEPMKAKERIGYVPDRSDIFLRLKGVEYLNFIADMYGVPADIRREKIEYLTKSFSIYGALNDHILTYSHGMRQKIVVCGVLLHDPDVWILDEPLSGLDPKSSYTLKEMMREHASKGKTVFFSTHVLEVVEQLCDEVAIINNGQLEFLGSMAEMKHQFEEDDNLEKVFLELTQNG; the protein is encoded by the coding sequence ATGATTAGCATCGAACAAGTCACTAAACAATTCCCTGGAAATACGGCTGTAAGAAACCTTTCTCTTACGATTCCAGATGGTAAGATATTCGGGTTTCTCGGTCCTAATGGAGCCGGAAAATCCACCACCATTAAAATGATGACAGGCATCCTCCCTGTTGAATCAGGCAGTATTACTATTAATGGATCTGACATTACAAAGGAACCGATGAAAGCAAAAGAAAGAATCGGTTATGTGCCGGACCGCTCAGATATATTTCTGCGCTTAAAAGGTGTTGAATACTTAAACTTCATTGCTGATATGTACGGTGTACCGGCGGATATCCGACGAGAGAAGATTGAATACCTCACAAAAAGCTTCAGTATTTATGGGGCGTTAAATGATCACATCCTTACCTACTCTCATGGGATGCGGCAAAAAATTGTCGTATGTGGTGTCTTGCTTCATGATCCAGATGTATGGATTCTAGATGAGCCGCTTTCCGGCCTTGATCCAAAGTCTTCTTACACATTAAAGGAAATGATGCGTGAGCACGCAAGTAAAGGTAAAACCGTGTTTTTCTCCACTCACGTCCTTGAAGTCGTTGAGCAATTGTGTGATGAGGTAGCCATCATTAATAATGGTCAGCTTGAATTTTTAGGGAGCATGGCTGAAATGAAACACCAATTCGAAGAGGATGATAATTTAGAGAAAGTCTTTTTGGAGCTGACGCAAAATGGCTAA
- a CDS encoding alpha/beta fold hydrolase: MKHVAATLLDTAKGIVEYSYEGNGPTILLFKGGHCTRDTDLSHSSLIYEGYSLLTISRPGYDKTDRSTGPSTEVFADTVIEVLNHLGINKVSVIAVSAAGPTGIALAVHHPERVEKLIMESAVTAPWEAGSKRQAKMLFGPSERVFWRSVKTLLRVMPDMVIKQMLGALTTENVENFYDQLSPNDRRFIFDMLATAQSGKGFSLDINQGIPDMSKIQAPVLGMYSHKDKSVPYSQALLLQSTVPSCEIYDVKSDSHLIWIGRSAQNVWNKRLEFLKQ; this comes from the coding sequence ATGAAACACGTGGCCGCCACATTATTAGATACAGCAAAAGGAATCGTAGAGTATTCATACGAGGGTAACGGCCCAACCATCCTTCTTTTCAAAGGTGGACATTGTACAAGAGATACTGATTTATCCCATAGCAGTTTAATCTATGAAGGCTATTCGTTATTAACGATCTCACGGCCTGGCTATGATAAAACAGACAGATCTACAGGACCAAGTACTGAGGTATTTGCAGATACTGTTATAGAAGTCTTAAATCATTTAGGGATAAATAAAGTGTCCGTCATTGCCGTTTCGGCAGCTGGTCCAACTGGGATCGCATTAGCCGTTCACCACCCCGAAAGAGTAGAAAAGCTAATTATGGAATCTGCTGTAACAGCACCTTGGGAGGCTGGCTCTAAAAGACAGGCAAAAATGTTGTTTGGTCCTAGTGAGAGGGTCTTTTGGAGGAGTGTTAAAACATTATTAAGAGTTATGCCAGATATGGTCATAAAACAAATGCTTGGGGCACTGACTACAGAAAATGTGGAGAACTTCTATGATCAGCTTTCACCAAACGATCGTAGATTTATATTTGATATGCTGGCTACGGCTCAATCAGGAAAAGGATTTTCACTTGATATCAATCAAGGCATACCTGACATGAGTAAAATTCAAGCACCTGTACTTGGGATGTACTCACATAAGGACAAAAGCGTTCCCTATTCACAAGCCCTTCTGCTTCAATCAACTGTCCCATCGTGTGAAATTTATGATGTGAAGTCAGATAGTCATTTAATTTGGATTGGTCGAAGTGCCCAAAATGTGTGGAACAAACGATTAGAATTTCTCAAACAATGA
- a CDS encoding MBL fold metallo-hydrolase: MDKEQQPLMDDGWHMAHAEAEQVLDDLAFYRTLIANVIFIGKKDTENWVLIDCGVNHYSKRIIEAAEKRFGTHPPKAIILTHGHFDHIGSAKELAKHWNVPIYAHPLEMPFITGEKSYPVANSAIGGGMFSLLSPFFPRDPINLSKWVQPLPKDGSVPHLKEWRIVHTPGHTPGHVSLFRDHDRTLVAGDAVITVKQESSMAVFIQSQHIHGPPAYFTHDWHAAEQSAKKIARLNPKTILSGHGLPMEGELMQEQLTQLAMNFKDYAIPVHQDKPH; encoded by the coding sequence ATGGATAAAGAACAGCAGCCTTTGATGGACGATGGCTGGCACATGGCCCATGCAGAGGCTGAACAAGTCTTAGATGATTTAGCCTTTTATAGAACATTAATCGCGAATGTTATTTTTATCGGTAAAAAAGATACGGAAAACTGGGTGTTAATCGATTGCGGTGTGAATCATTACTCTAAACGGATAATTGAAGCCGCTGAAAAACGATTTGGAACACATCCTCCTAAAGCGATTATTCTTACTCATGGACATTTTGATCATATTGGATCAGCAAAGGAATTAGCCAAACATTGGAATGTTCCTATTTATGCTCATCCGCTTGAAATGCCCTTTATTACGGGAGAAAAATCGTATCCTGTTGCCAATTCAGCTATAGGTGGGGGTATGTTTTCACTGCTATCACCCTTTTTCCCAAGAGACCCAATCAATTTAAGTAAATGGGTTCAACCGTTACCTAAAGATGGATCTGTTCCCCATTTAAAAGAATGGCGGATTGTCCACACACCTGGGCATACTCCCGGTCATGTATCGCTATTTCGTGACCATGACCGCACATTAGTCGCAGGCGATGCTGTCATTACGGTAAAACAAGAATCGAGCATGGCTGTTTTTATTCAAAGCCAACACATTCATGGGCCTCCAGCCTATTTCACCCACGATTGGCATGCAGCTGAGCAGTCTGCTAAAAAAATTGCCCGCCTGAATCCTAAGACGATTCTCTCTGGGCATGGGCTCCCTATGGAAGGGGAGCTCATGCAGGAACAGCTCACACAGTTAGCCATGAATTTTAAAGACTATGCTATCCCTGTTCACCAAGACAAGCCGCACTAA
- a CDS encoding DMT family transporter has translation MSDRNKGILLLLISAFGFSMMAALVKLSGDVPTVQKTFMRNIVSAVIAFVLVIYNKERIFGKKENQVLLLSRSALGTIGMVLFFYAIDHMVLSDAEMLNKLSPFILIIFSAIFLKEKAQTYQIVAILVAFVGTLFIIKPQFSVELIPYIVGVLSAVFAAGAYTLLRVLGSKEQFYTVVFYFSFFTTVSLLPFTIAFYEPISTKQWIYLLGAGGFATIGQFGLTIAYKFAPAREISIFFYSTVVYTAAISIIFFNQVPDWMSFLGYFIIFGASLYMFLRNNKEAKTAD, from the coding sequence ATGAGTGATCGTAATAAAGGAATTCTGTTACTACTTATCTCTGCCTTTGGATTTTCGATGATGGCAGCTCTTGTGAAGTTGTCAGGTGATGTCCCTACTGTTCAAAAAACGTTCATGCGAAATATCGTTTCTGCAGTGATTGCATTTGTATTAGTCATCTACAATAAAGAACGAATCTTTGGTAAAAAAGAGAACCAGGTGTTACTACTCTCAAGATCTGCACTTGGAACGATTGGGATGGTGTTGTTTTTTTATGCCATTGACCATATGGTGTTATCAGATGCAGAGATGCTCAACAAGCTAAGCCCATTTATATTAATTATTTTTTCAGCCATTTTTCTTAAAGAAAAAGCGCAGACTTATCAAATTGTGGCAATCTTAGTTGCATTTGTCGGCACATTATTCATTATAAAACCGCAATTTTCCGTCGAGCTCATCCCCTATATCGTTGGGGTTCTCTCAGCTGTGTTTGCTGCAGGAGCCTATACCCTCTTGCGCGTACTTGGAAGTAAAGAACAGTTTTATACGGTTGTTTTTTATTTTTCCTTTTTTACAACCGTTTCTCTGCTCCCTTTTACAATCGCCTTCTATGAGCCGATCTCAACGAAACAATGGATTTATCTATTGGGCGCCGGTGGATTTGCAACAATAGGACAATTCGGATTAACGATTGCCTATAAATTTGCACCCGCCCGCGAAATTTCGATCTTCTTCTATTCTACTGTCGTGTACACAGCTGCGATTAGTATCATTTTCTTTAACCAAGTGCCCGATTGGATGAGCTTCCTCGGTTACTTTATCATTTTTGGCGCATCCTTATACATGTTTCTTAGGAATAATAAGGAAGCTAAAACTGCCGATTAA
- a CDS encoding GNAT family N-acetyltransferase, whose translation MRIRKANHGDAAAIAKISVDTWRATYKGIVSQAFLDQMSYQERTNKWKQKLIDPKMFSYIAETEKGEAVGYANGGGLRGEGAEKLAELYAIYILPNYQRSGLGKQLLKPVVQTCVDHSFEQMVVWVLEGNKAVLFYKALGAEKYDQDTIELAGETLNLFGYRFKDLKALLDS comes from the coding sequence ATGAGAATTAGAAAGGCAAACCATGGTGATGCAGCAGCGATTGCTAAAATAAGTGTGGATACATGGAGAGCTACTTATAAGGGAATCGTTTCACAGGCGTTTTTGGATCAGATGTCCTATCAAGAACGAACGAATAAATGGAAACAGAAGCTAATCGACCCAAAGATGTTCAGCTATATAGCGGAAACGGAAAAAGGGGAGGCAGTGGGATATGCAAATGGCGGAGGGTTAAGAGGAGAGGGGGCAGAAAAGCTAGCGGAATTATATGCGATTTACATTTTACCTAATTACCAGAGGAGCGGATTAGGGAAGCAGCTGCTCAAACCGGTTGTACAAACATGTGTCGATCATTCATTTGAGCAGATGGTTGTATGGGTGCTTGAAGGAAACAAGGCAGTTTTATTTTACAAGGCTCTCGGTGCTGAAAAATATGATCAAGATACGATAGAACTTGCTGGTGAAACGTTGAATTTATTTGGATATAGGTTTAAAGACCTCAAGGCTTTACTAGACAGTTAA
- a CDS encoding cold-shock protein, with translation MVEGTVKWFNAEKGFGFIEVEGQDDVFVHFSAIQEEGFKSLEEGQVVNFEIQEGQRGPQAANVQKA, from the coding sequence ATGGTTGAAGGTACAGTTAAATGGTTTAATGCAGAAAAAGGTTTCGGTTTCATCGAAGTAGAAGGTCAAGACGACGTATTCGTTCACTTCTCTGCTATTCAAGAAGAAGGTTTCAAGTCTCTTGAAGAAGGTCAAGTTGTAAACTTCGAAATTCAAGAAGGTCAGCGCGGACCACAAGCTGCTAACGTTCAAAAAGCATAA
- a CDS encoding sugar O-acetyltransferase, which translates to MTEKEKMIEGKLYKSWDDELVFDRTRARQILHSFNQSKVTEAHNRDQLLQSLLGSAGDEAAIEPAFQCDYGYNIHVGDQFFANFNCVFLDVCKIKIGNRVMMGPNVQIYTATHPMDRETRASGLEYGKPVYIGDDVWVGGSAVINPGVTIGNNVVIGSGAVVTKDVPANVFVGGNPAKFIKTVD; encoded by the coding sequence ATGACGGAAAAGGAAAAAATGATAGAGGGAAAACTATATAAATCTTGGGATGACGAGCTCGTCTTTGATCGGACACGGGCCAGACAAATTCTCCATTCATTTAATCAATCAAAGGTAACAGAAGCCCACAATAGGGATCAGTTGCTCCAAAGCTTACTAGGAAGTGCAGGTGACGAGGCGGCCATTGAACCTGCTTTTCAATGTGATTATGGTTACAATATTCATGTAGGGGACCAGTTCTTTGCGAATTTTAATTGTGTATTTCTTGATGTTTGCAAGATAAAGATTGGAAATAGAGTAATGATGGGGCCTAATGTACAAATCTATACAGCCACACATCCGATGGACAGAGAGACACGGGCAAGCGGACTCGAATATGGAAAGCCTGTTTATATTGGGGACGATGTGTGGGTTGGTGGCAGTGCTGTCATTAATCCTGGGGTAACGATAGGAAATAATGTAGTCATTGGCTCTGGAGCTGTTGTTACAAAAGATGTACCAGCAAATGTCTTTGTTGGAGGAAATCCTGCGAAATTTATAAAAACAGTCGATTAA
- a CDS encoding cold-shock protein, with translation MVEGTVKWFNAEKGFGFIEVEGQDDVFVHFSAIQEEGFKSLEEGQVVNFEIQEGQRGPQAANVQKA, from the coding sequence ATGGTTGAAGGTACAGTTAAATGGTTTAATGCAGAAAAAGGTTTCGGTTTTATCGAGGTAGAAGGTCAAGACGACGTATTCGTTCACTTCTCTGCTATTCAAGAAGAAGGTTTCAAATCTCTTGAAGAAGGTCAAGTTGTAAACTTCGAAATTCAAGAAGGTCAGCGCGGACCACAAGCTGCTAACGTTCAAAAAGCGTAA
- a CDS encoding HAD family hydrolase: protein MIQAVLFDLDRTLLDRDQSLKNFVKKQYDSFQSLHQYIERDEFLERFIELDEGGYQPKEQVYKQLVARYYMDTINDQKLLDHYYNFFSEECIGFKGMCEMLIILQKKGIKLGIITNGQTNFQTANIRALDIEDFLDVILISEQEQMKKPDRRIFQKAAEQLQVPIESCLFVDDHVKNDVEGALAAGMKAIWKRGPDDNCRKEVLSIVELEEVIDFL, encoded by the coding sequence TTGATACAAGCCGTATTATTTGATTTAGATCGAACATTGTTAGATAGAGATCAGTCACTAAAAAACTTTGTGAAAAAGCAGTATGACTCTTTTCAATCTCTTCATCAATACATAGAACGCGACGAATTCTTAGAGAGGTTCATTGAGCTTGATGAAGGGGGCTACCAACCGAAGGAACAGGTCTATAAACAGCTTGTTGCTCGTTACTATATGGATACCATCAATGATCAAAAATTGCTGGATCATTATTATAATTTTTTCTCAGAAGAATGTATTGGGTTTAAGGGGATGTGCGAAATGTTAATCATCCTCCAGAAAAAAGGTATAAAGCTGGGGATTATTACAAACGGGCAAACGAACTTTCAAACAGCGAACATACGAGCTTTGGATATAGAAGATTTCCTTGATGTCATCCTGATTTCGGAACAGGAACAAATGAAAAAACCTGATCGTAGGATTTTTCAAAAGGCTGCTGAACAGCTGCAGGTACCGATCGAATCCTGTCTTTTTGTTGATGATCATGTTAAAAATGACGTGGAAGGGGCTCTTGCGGCTGGGATGAAAGCTATATGGAAACGAGGTCCTGATGATAATTGTAGGAAGGAGGTTTTGTCAATTGTAGAGTTGGAAGAGGTTATAGACTTCCTATAA
- a CDS encoding SulP family inorganic anion transporter, with translation MNTATIKQQWFGNVKNDVLSGMVVAMALIPEAIAFSIIAGVDPMVGLYASFCIAVVIAFMGGRPGMISAATGAMALLMVTLVKDHGLEYLLAATILTGILQFLLGVLRVGQLMKFIPRSVMVGFVNALAILIFTAQLPHFEGANWVMYAMVAGSLAIIYILPRFTKAVPAPLIAIILMTVITATSGLSLKTVGDMGELSSTLPIFLVPEIPLTFETLQIIFPISLALAFVGLLESLLTSQIVDDMTDTVSDKNKEARGQGIANITSGFFGGMAGCAMIGQSVINVSSGGRGRLSTLVAGVFLILLIISFNDILVQIPMAVLVGVMFMVSIGTFDWSSLTKFHKNPISDSVVMVVTVVSVVLTHNLSIGVLAGVILSAIFFVAKISKVHVEEKLEAETKTYFVSGQVFFASIESLMTQIDLNVEAKEVHIDFTHAHVWDDSGVAAIDKLVTKLEENDKLVKIGGLNPASSQLVNRLAAYQNKANAS, from the coding sequence TTGAACACGGCTACAATTAAACAACAATGGTTTGGAAACGTAAAAAACGATGTGCTCTCAGGCATGGTTGTCGCTATGGCGCTTATCCCTGAGGCAATCGCTTTCTCTATCATAGCTGGAGTCGACCCCATGGTAGGTTTGTACGCTTCCTTCTGTATCGCTGTCGTTATTGCTTTTATGGGTGGACGCCCGGGGATGATTTCGGCTGCAACTGGAGCAATGGCTCTGCTTATGGTCACATTAGTAAAGGACCATGGACTTGAGTATTTGCTTGCAGCAACGATCTTAACTGGAATCTTGCAATTTCTATTAGGAGTATTGCGAGTCGGTCAGCTTATGAAGTTTATCCCGCGGTCCGTGATGGTAGGCTTTGTTAATGCACTTGCCATCTTAATTTTTACTGCCCAACTGCCGCACTTTGAAGGTGCCAACTGGGTGATGTATGCGATGGTTGCCGGTTCCCTTGCGATCATTTATATTCTTCCGAGGTTTACTAAAGCTGTACCCGCACCGCTAATCGCAATTATCTTAATGACGGTCATCACTGCTACTAGTGGTTTATCGTTAAAAACTGTAGGGGATATGGGTGAACTTTCAAGTACTCTTCCTATCTTCTTAGTACCTGAAATTCCGCTTACGTTTGAGACATTACAAATTATTTTTCCGATTTCCCTTGCTTTAGCATTTGTGGGTTTGCTTGAGTCTTTACTGACATCACAAATTGTTGATGATATGACAGATACTGTGAGTGATAAGAACAAAGAAGCTCGCGGCCAGGGAATTGCTAATATTACGTCAGGATTTTTCGGAGGAATGGCGGGATGTGCCATGATAGGACAATCCGTTATCAACGTTTCCTCAGGAGGGCGCGGTCGTTTATCCACTTTAGTCGCAGGGGTATTTCTCATCCTGCTGATTATTTCATTTAACGATATCCTCGTTCAAATTCCGATGGCTGTGCTCGTTGGTGTGATGTTTATGGTTTCGATCGGAACATTTGACTGGAGTTCTTTAACGAAATTTCATAAAAATCCGATCTCAGATTCTGTCGTTATGGTCGTTACCGTCGTATCCGTTGTATTAACGCACAACCTATCTATTGGTGTCTTAGCTGGTGTGATTTTAAGTGCCATCTTCTTTGTTGCAAAAATTTCTAAAGTGCATGTTGAGGAGAAACTAGAAGCTGAGACAAAGACTTATTTCGTAAGCGGGCAAGTTTTCTTCGCTTCCATTGAGAGCTTAATGACACAAATAGATCTTAATGTAGAGGCAAAAGAAGTACACATTGACTTCACTCATGCCCATGTTTGGGATGATTCGGGCGTAGCCGCGATTGATAAACTCGTGACAAAACTTGAGGAAAATGATAAATTGGTCAAAATTGGTGGGCTTAATCCAGCTAGTTCCCAGCTTGTCAACCGATTAGCTGCCTACCAAAATAAAGCGAACGCTTCATAG
- a CDS encoding putative ABC transporter permease subunit, whose protein sequence is MAKTLKLIKVMVKMQLSLAGKSTNEKIGYIFLAIVAIPFALFVLYMLDGIIGSMYDVLTTTGNENIILGLLFVIITILFIFISVGTILSSFYFAEDVESFVALPLQPYQIMLGKAAVPFLTLYLTNLLLLAPALILYGIHSGAGIVYYIFGFILWLLTPVIPFVLTAVVVMFVMRFLNLSKNKDRMKIFAGLLTFIFAIGINVIIRLNSSGSNAGENLAQLVAEQNGLLQMVTKFVPTAYFSSISLTAPTSLAGIGYFLLTCVLCLFALLFMATTGQKLYFKGVLGLSGGAKKSINHTKMMEKVKKKNVIYSSWVREMKIMLRTPAFFTQIIVQSLLLPVLFIVIIVMDTSGTMGNIGTMLESFQGKTIILSMVGFTIFTLGINPASISSVSRDGKSWFNHLYMPIKAETVMFSKLLASFFINLLSLAVIATIAFFIKIPLMIGVIWIFLSLLINWFTSVVGTVLDLYSPHLNWTDEREIFKGRLIGILALIIEVAVFGTIILLLWNIDAIQGVWVTSIILFVTLLVLTLISNQILKKMIKKYFYMLSS, encoded by the coding sequence ATGGCTAAGACATTAAAACTAATTAAAGTCATGGTCAAAATGCAGCTCTCGCTTGCAGGCAAAAGCACCAATGAGAAAATAGGATATATTTTTTTAGCAATTGTAGCGATTCCTTTTGCCCTCTTCGTTTTATATATGTTAGACGGCATCATTGGTTCGATGTACGACGTCTTAACAACTACTGGAAATGAAAACATTATTCTTGGGCTGCTTTTTGTTATCATCACGATTCTCTTTATTTTTATCAGTGTAGGAACCATACTAAGCTCATTCTATTTCGCAGAAGATGTAGAATCCTTTGTCGCGCTGCCTCTTCAGCCTTATCAAATAATGCTTGGAAAAGCTGCTGTCCCCTTCCTAACGTTGTACCTTACAAATTTACTTTTATTAGCCCCTGCCCTCATTCTTTACGGCATACATAGCGGGGCCGGCATTGTTTATTACATCTTCGGATTTATTTTATGGCTGCTTACTCCAGTCATTCCGTTTGTTCTTACGGCAGTTGTTGTTATGTTTGTGATGCGTTTTTTAAACCTATCCAAAAATAAAGATCGTATGAAAATCTTCGCAGGGTTGCTTACGTTTATTTTTGCGATTGGAATTAATGTTATCATTCGGCTTAATTCCTCGGGCTCAAACGCTGGGGAGAATCTAGCCCAGCTCGTAGCTGAACAAAACGGTTTATTACAAATGGTCACTAAATTCGTTCCAACCGCCTATTTTAGTTCAATCAGTCTAACAGCTCCTACATCCCTTGCAGGAATTGGTTATTTTCTCTTAACGTGTGTACTTTGCCTCTTTGCCCTCCTATTCATGGCGACCACAGGACAAAAGCTATACTTCAAAGGGGTACTTGGATTATCAGGCGGAGCTAAGAAAAGCATCAATCATACAAAAATGATGGAAAAAGTGAAAAAGAAGAATGTGATTTATTCTAGCTGGGTACGCGAGATGAAAATTATGCTGCGGACTCCTGCATTTTTCACGCAAATCATCGTGCAGTCCCTTTTGCTCCCTGTCCTATTCATTGTGATCATCGTAATGGATACAAGCGGTACAATGGGAAATATCGGTACGATGCTTGAATCGTTTCAAGGAAAAACAATAATATTAAGTATGGTTGGATTCACCATTTTCACCTTAGGTATTAACCCTGCATCCATATCATCTGTTTCACGCGATGGGAAGAGCTGGTTCAATCATCTTTATATGCCGATAAAAGCTGAGACCGTTATGTTCAGCAAGCTCCTGGCTTCTTTTTTCATTAATCTATTAAGCCTTGCTGTTATTGCGACTATAGCGTTTTTTATAAAAATCCCATTGATGATTGGTGTTATTTGGATTTTCCTTTCATTGCTAATCAACTGGTTTACTAGTGTTGTAGGTACTGTGCTTGATCTATATTCCCCTCATTTAAATTGGACCGATGAACGGGAAATTTTTAAAGGAAGGCTCATCGGCATCCTAGCTTTAATTATAGAAGTGGCTGTTTTTGGAACAATCATTCTCTTACTCTGGAACATCGATGCCATTCAAGGGGTATGGGTGACTTCCATTATTCTCTTTGTAACTCTGCTTGTACTGACCTTAATCAGTAATCAGATCTTGAAGAAAATGATTAAGAAATATTTCTACATGCTTTCTTCATAA
- the map gene encoding type I methionyl aminopeptidase encodes MIKRKSKREIERMHEAGKLLANVHKELRDFIKPGITTMEIERFVERYLEKHGATGEQKGYQGYEFTTCASINDEICHGFPREEKLQEGDIVTVDMVVNLNGFLADSAWTHPVGKISEETERLLDVTKTSLYKAIEKAQVGNRIGDLGHAIQSYAEGEGYSVVRDFTGHGIGETIHEDPYIPHFGEAGKGARLKDGMVITIEPMINIGTYQNKMDQNNWTARTLDGSLSAQYEHTIAITKEGPFILTDQDKK; translated from the coding sequence ATGATTAAAAGAAAAAGTAAACGTGAAATAGAACGGATGCACGAAGCAGGTAAGCTGTTGGCTAATGTACACAAGGAGCTTCGCGACTTTATCAAGCCAGGCATAACGACTATGGAGATCGAGAGGTTCGTTGAGCGCTATTTAGAGAAGCATGGAGCAACCGGTGAGCAAAAAGGATATCAAGGCTATGAATTTACAACATGTGCCTCCATCAACGATGAAATTTGTCATGGATTTCCTAGAGAGGAAAAGCTTCAAGAAGGAGACATTGTTACGGTTGATATGGTTGTCAATTTAAATGGCTTTTTAGCTGACTCTGCTTGGACCCACCCAGTTGGCAAGATTAGTGAAGAGACGGAGAGGCTGCTTGATGTAACAAAGACATCACTTTATAAGGCCATTGAAAAAGCTCAGGTTGGTAATCGTATTGGTGATTTAGGTCATGCGATTCAATCGTATGCTGAAGGAGAAGGTTATTCTGTCGTCCGCGACTTTACAGGACATGGGATTGGTGAAACGATACATGAGGACCCTTACATCCCCCATTTTGGAGAGGCTGGAAAAGGTGCTCGCCTAAAAGATGGGATGGTTATTACTATTGAACCGATGATTAACATCGGTACGTATCAAAATAAGATGGATCAGAATAACTGGACAGCACGTACATTAGATGGTTCTCTTTCCGCTCAATATGAGCATACAATCGCGATTACTAAAGAAGGACCGTTCATTTTAACGGATCAGGACAAAAAGTAA
- a CDS encoding cobalamin-binding protein, with the protein MRIVSICPSNTEIVAYLGKEEMLVGVDNYSDFPKQVNQLPKLGPDLSIDIDKVAALKPDLVLASLSVPGMEKNIEGLDEHNLPYIILDPGTLEEIAADIEKVGAALGLTELGKEKANEFLTEIETYRQRSANVVEKPSLYWEWWPKPIFTPGKGNWLTEISELAGGVNLYAGEPEASVQTDWDDVRERDPDQICMVWVGVKEEKMNPDLLKKRPGWLDMKAIKEDRIHVLEESLYCRPSPRLLEGLRKLYTVLKT; encoded by the coding sequence ATTCGAATTGTGTCGATTTGTCCTAGTAACACTGAAATTGTCGCGTATTTAGGGAAAGAAGAAATGTTGGTTGGTGTCGACAATTATTCTGATTTTCCCAAACAAGTGAACCAGTTACCTAAGCTTGGTCCGGATTTATCAATTGATATCGATAAGGTAGCAGCATTAAAACCAGATCTTGTTCTTGCCTCGTTGAGCGTCCCTGGAATGGAGAAGAATATTGAGGGCTTGGATGAGCATAACCTGCCTTACATTATTCTAGATCCCGGTACTCTTGAAGAAATTGCTGCAGATATAGAAAAAGTGGGTGCGGCCTTAGGTTTGACGGAGTTAGGCAAAGAGAAGGCGAACGAGTTCTTAACTGAAATTGAAACCTATCGCCAGCGAAGTGCAAATGTAGTAGAGAAGCCAAGCCTGTATTGGGAGTGGTGGCCCAAACCGATTTTTACACCTGGTAAAGGGAACTGGTTAACTGAAATAAGCGAGTTAGCCGGCGGGGTAAATCTCTATGCTGGGGAGCCGGAAGCAAGTGTCCAGACTGATTGGGATGATGTTAGAGAAAGAGATCCAGATCAAATTTGTATGGTGTGGGTCGGGGTAAAAGAAGAAAAAATGAATCCGGATCTTTTAAAGAAAAGACCCGGATGGTTAGACATGAAAGCCATCAAAGAAGATAGAATCCATGTGCTTGAGGAATCATTGTATTGTAGACCCAGCCCAAGATTGCTTGAAGGCTTGAGAAAGTTATACACGGTACTTAAAACTTAA